In one Podarcis muralis chromosome 7, rPodMur119.hap1.1, whole genome shotgun sequence genomic region, the following are encoded:
- the SELENON gene encoding selenoprotein N isoform X1 encodes MAGGEEGRPRPPEASPPRAPPETAPGEAEREAGGGSSRRLPPPRLPRLGLALALVAALLAAKYYRDSEVARRQETALKSLGNEGLFLFASLDTNNDLYISPEEFKPIAEKLTGIAPVTGIEEEEILDPNGETLSIIAKFQPLLMDTMTKSKDGFLGISHIALSGLRNWTAPASPLSLMFAQQFKAFLPPKNKLELADPWWVIPSELNIFTGYLPNNRFYPPAPKGKEVIIHKLLSMFHPRPFVKTRFAPQGAVACIQAVAEFYYKIAFRIHAEFQLNEPPDFPFWFSPAQFTGYVVLSKDSSHVREFKLFVPNNRSLNVDMEWLYGALESSNMEVDIGYLPQMELESLGPSVPSVIHDENGNVIDSRDSEGEPIQFIFEEITWQQEISWEEAAGKLEVAMYPFKKVSYLPFTEAFERAKSESKLVHSILLWGALDDQSCUGSGRTLRETVLESSPILAFLNESFISTWSLVKELEELQAKRENEVNSKLADLHLEKYNFPVEIMICLPNGTVVHHINANYFLDITSMKPEEAESSIFSFSASFEDPSTATYLQFLKEGLQRAKPFLQA; translated from the exons ATGGCCGGGGGAGAAGAGGGGCGCCCCAGGCCCCCCGAGGCCTCGCCGCCCCGCGCTCCGCCAGAAACGGCGCCCGGCGAGGCCGAGCGCGAGGCCGGCGGCGGGAGTTCCCGGCGCCTTCCTCCGCCGCGTTTGCCCCGGCTGGGCCTGGCCTTGGCGCTGGTGGCGGCCCTGCTGGCCGCGAAGTACTATCGGGACTCGGAGGTGGCCCGGCGGCAG GAGACAGCCCTGAAATCTTTGGGAAACGAAGGTCTTTTCCTGTTTGCGTCCCTGGATACGAACAATGACCTGTACATCAGTCCTGAGGAGTTCAAACCAATTGCAGAGAAGCTAACTG GCATTGCTCCAGTAACTGGGATTGAGGAAGAAGAGATATTGGATCCCAATGGGGAGACTCTTTCTATCATTGCAAAATTCCAGCCCTTGCTTATGGACACAATGACAAAGAGCAAAGACGGTTTCCTTGGA ATTTCTCACATTGCGCTTTCTGGGCTTCGCAACTGGACGGCTCCGGCTTCCCCTCTGAGCTTGATGTTTGCCCAGCAATTCAAGGCCTTCCTTCCACCAAAGAATAAACTGGAACTTGCTGATCCTTGGTGGGTGATTCCCAGTGAGCTGAACATCTTTACTGGGTACCTTCCCAACAACCGTTTCTACCCTCCGGCCCCCAAGGGGAAAGAG GTCATCATCCACAAACTCTTGAGTATGTTCCACCCCCGGCCGTTTGTGAAAACTCGGTTTGCCCCTCAAGGAGCCGTGGCCTGCATCCAAGCTGTTGCCGAGTTCTACTATAAAATAGCCTTCAG GATCCATGCAGAGTTCCAGCTAAATGAGCCTCCCGATTTCCCGTTCTGGTTTTCCCCTGCCCAGTTCACAGGCTACGTCGTCCTCTCCAAGGATTCCTCCCACGTTCGAGAATTCAAGCTGTTTGTTCCTAACAACAG GTCTCTCAATGTAGACATGGAGTGGCTCTATGGTGCTTTGGAGAGCAGCAACATGGAAGTAGATATTGGATACTTGCCTCAG ATGGAACTGGAGTCTTTGGGGCCCTCAGTCCCTTCCGTGATTCACGACGAAAACGGGAACGTGATTGACAGCAGAGACTCAGAAGGAGAAccaattcagttcatatttgaaGAGATCACCTGGCAGCAAGAAATAAGCTGGGAAGAGGCTGCCGGCAAACTGGAAGTTGCCATGTATCCATTTAAGAAA GTTTCCTACCTTCCCTTTACTGAAGCTTTTGAGAGAGCAAAATCTGAGAGTAAACTGGTGCACTCCATACTGTTGTGGGGAGCACTGGATGATCAGTCATGCTGAG GTTCAGGGCGAACTCTCCGGGAAACAGTCCTGGAAAGTTCGCCCATCCTCGCCTTCCTGAATGAGAGTTTCATCAGCACCTGGTCTCTGGTGAAGGAGCTGGAGGAATTACAG GCTAAGAGAGAGAACGAGGTCAACAGCAAACTCGCAGACCTGCACCTTGAAAAGTATAACTTCCCCGTGGAGATAATGATCTGTCTGCCCAACGGCACTGTG GTCCACCACATCAATGCCAACTACTTCCTGGATATTACTTCTATGAAGCCCGAAGAAGCTGAGAGCAGCATCTTTAGTTTCTCTGCCAGTTTTGAAGATCCCTCAACAGCAACTTACCTCCAGTTCCTGAAAGAAGGACTTCAGAGAGCAAAGCCCTTCTTGCAGGCCTAA
- the SELENON gene encoding selenoprotein N isoform X2 — protein sequence MDTMTKSKDGFLGISHIALSGLRNWTAPASPLSLMFAQQFKAFLPPKNKLELADPWWVIPSELNIFTGYLPNNRFYPPAPKGKEVIIHKLLSMFHPRPFVKTRFAPQGAVACIQAVAEFYYKIAFRIHAEFQLNEPPDFPFWFSPAQFTGYVVLSKDSSHVREFKLFVPNNRSLNVDMEWLYGALESSNMEVDIGYLPQMELESLGPSVPSVIHDENGNVIDSRDSEGEPIQFIFEEITWQQEISWEEAAGKLEVAMYPFKKVSYLPFTEAFERAKSESKLVHSILLWGALDDQSCUGSGRTLRETVLESSPILAFLNESFISTWSLVKELEELQAKRENEVNSKLADLHLEKYNFPVEIMICLPNGTVVHHINANYFLDITSMKPEEAESSIFSFSASFEDPSTATYLQFLKEGLQRAKPFLQA from the exons ATGGACACAATGACAAAGAGCAAAGACGGTTTCCTTGGA ATTTCTCACATTGCGCTTTCTGGGCTTCGCAACTGGACGGCTCCGGCTTCCCCTCTGAGCTTGATGTTTGCCCAGCAATTCAAGGCCTTCCTTCCACCAAAGAATAAACTGGAACTTGCTGATCCTTGGTGGGTGATTCCCAGTGAGCTGAACATCTTTACTGGGTACCTTCCCAACAACCGTTTCTACCCTCCGGCCCCCAAGGGGAAAGAG GTCATCATCCACAAACTCTTGAGTATGTTCCACCCCCGGCCGTTTGTGAAAACTCGGTTTGCCCCTCAAGGAGCCGTGGCCTGCATCCAAGCTGTTGCCGAGTTCTACTATAAAATAGCCTTCAG GATCCATGCAGAGTTCCAGCTAAATGAGCCTCCCGATTTCCCGTTCTGGTTTTCCCCTGCCCAGTTCACAGGCTACGTCGTCCTCTCCAAGGATTCCTCCCACGTTCGAGAATTCAAGCTGTTTGTTCCTAACAACAG GTCTCTCAATGTAGACATGGAGTGGCTCTATGGTGCTTTGGAGAGCAGCAACATGGAAGTAGATATTGGATACTTGCCTCAG ATGGAACTGGAGTCTTTGGGGCCCTCAGTCCCTTCCGTGATTCACGACGAAAACGGGAACGTGATTGACAGCAGAGACTCAGAAGGAGAAccaattcagttcatatttgaaGAGATCACCTGGCAGCAAGAAATAAGCTGGGAAGAGGCTGCCGGCAAACTGGAAGTTGCCATGTATCCATTTAAGAAA GTTTCCTACCTTCCCTTTACTGAAGCTTTTGAGAGAGCAAAATCTGAGAGTAAACTGGTGCACTCCATACTGTTGTGGGGAGCACTGGATGATCAGTCATGCTGAG GTTCAGGGCGAACTCTCCGGGAAACAGTCCTGGAAAGTTCGCCCATCCTCGCCTTCCTGAATGAGAGTTTCATCAGCACCTGGTCTCTGGTGAAGGAGCTGGAGGAATTACAG GCTAAGAGAGAGAACGAGGTCAACAGCAAACTCGCAGACCTGCACCTTGAAAAGTATAACTTCCCCGTGGAGATAATGATCTGTCTGCCCAACGGCACTGTG GTCCACCACATCAATGCCAACTACTTCCTGGATATTACTTCTATGAAGCCCGAAGAAGCTGAGAGCAGCATCTTTAGTTTCTCTGCCAGTTTTGAAGATCCCTCAACAGCAACTTACCTCCAGTTCCTGAAAGAAGGACTTCAGAGAGCAAAGCCCTTCTTGCAGGCCTAA